A portion of the Pithys albifrons albifrons isolate INPA30051 chromosome 1, PitAlb_v1, whole genome shotgun sequence genome contains these proteins:
- the ACOT9 gene encoding acyl-coenzyme A thioesterase 9, mitochondrial isoform X3 gives MLPSRLCTMRKLPSVLARTFTPGTAGSPGLPDMSEVRNKLRDIVGASTNWRDHVQAMQERKALHTLLAKRQEDLPPRRMKDSYLEVILPLGSQPEIREKYLNVHNSVRFGRILEDLDSLGVLICYTHTKQETQPKSPLSIVTALVDKINLCKKIIYPDCDIKFTGNVSWVGKTSMEVTMHMLQLHDGEYSPVLDATFVMVARDPENKRPAFVNPLIPESPEEEEIFKQGELNKLRRIDFNTASLLKMAPTAEERNIVHDIFLNTLDTRTVSFRSRKLPPNSVWMEDAKLKGLQICHPEERNIFNRIFGGFLMRKAFELGWATACSYGSSRPFIVSVDDIMFQKPVEIGSLLLLSAQVCYTEKNYIQIRVHSEVYDANTREHHTTNIFHFTFISENEVPRVVPNTYGESMLYLDGKRHFTAVMKEI, from the exons tgcgGAACAAGTTGAGGGATATAGTGGGAGCATCTACCAACTGGAG GGATCACGTGCAAGCaatgcaagaaagaaaagctcttcATACTTTACTGGCAAAACGGCAGGAAGATCTCCCTCCTAGGAGGATGAAGGATAGCTACTTGGAAGTTATTCTACCTCTAGGAAGTCAGCctgaaataagagaaaaataccTGAATGTACACAACAGTGTAAG GTTTGGAAGGATACTTGAAGATCTCGACAGTTTAGGAG TTCTTATTTGCTACACTCACACCAAGCAAGAAACACAGCCAAAGTCTCCCCTATCCATAGTTACAGCTCTGGTGGATAAAATCA ATTTGTGCAAGAAGATTATATATCCAGACTGTGACATCAAATTCACGGGGAATGTTTCTTGGGTTGGGAAGACCTCAATGGAAGTGACGATGCACATGCTGCAG CTACATGATGGTGAATACAGCCCTGTGTTAGATGCAACTTTTGTCATGGTGGCCCGGGATCCAGAAAATAAACG GCCAGCATTTGTTAATCCACTCATTCCTGAGAgccctgaggaggaagaaatCTTCAAGCAAGGGGAAT TGAACAAGCTGAGGAGGATTGATTTCAACACTGCTTCTTTACTGAAAATGGCTCCcactgcagaagaaagaaacattgTGCATGACATATTCCTTAATACGCTGGACACAAG GACAGTAAGTTTTCGGAGTCGTAAATTACCACCCAATTCAGTGTGGATGGAAGATGCAAAGCTGAAAGGCCTACAGATTTGCCATCCTGag GAACGGAACATCTTCAATAGGATCTTTGGGGGTTTCCTCATGAGAAAGGCATTTGAACTGGGATGGGCAACTGCTTGCAGCTATGG GAGTTCCAGACCCTTTATTGTATCTGTTGATGATATCATGTTTCAGAAGCCAGTTGAGATTGGGTCCTTGTTACTGCTTTCTGCACAG GTctgttacacagaaaaaaactacATCCAGATTCGAGTACACAGTGAAGTTTATGATGCAAATACCAGAGAGCACCATACTACCAATATCTTCCATTTTACATTTATATCAGAAAATGAGGTCCCACGGGTTGTACCTAATACCTATGGAG agtCCATGTTGTATTTAGATGGGAAGCGACACTTCACTGCAGTCATGAAAGAAATCTGA
- the ACOT9 gene encoding acyl-coenzyme A thioesterase 9, mitochondrial isoform X1, giving the protein MLPSRLCTMRKLPSVLARTFTPGTAGSPGLPDMSEGRSPIHVNNVRNKLRDIVGASTNWRDHVQAMQERKALHTLLAKRQEDLPPRRMKDSYLEVILPLGSQPEIREKYLNVHNSVRFGRILEDLDSLGVLICYTHTKQETQPKSPLSIVTALVDKINLCKKIIYPDCDIKFTGNVSWVGKTSMEVTMHMLQLHDGEYSPVLDATFVMVARDPENKRPAFVNPLIPESPEEEEIFKQGELNKLRRIDFNTASLLKMAPTAEERNIVHDIFLNTLDTRTVSFRSRKLPPNSVWMEDAKLKGLQICHPEERNIFNRIFGGFLMRKAFELGWATACSYGSSRPFIVSVDDIMFQKPVEIGSLLLLSAQVCYTEKNYIQIRVHSEVYDANTREHHTTNIFHFTFISENEVPRVVPNTYGESMLYLDGKRHFTAVMKEI; this is encoded by the exons tgcgGAACAAGTTGAGGGATATAGTGGGAGCATCTACCAACTGGAG GGATCACGTGCAAGCaatgcaagaaagaaaagctcttcATACTTTACTGGCAAAACGGCAGGAAGATCTCCCTCCTAGGAGGATGAAGGATAGCTACTTGGAAGTTATTCTACCTCTAGGAAGTCAGCctgaaataagagaaaaataccTGAATGTACACAACAGTGTAAG GTTTGGAAGGATACTTGAAGATCTCGACAGTTTAGGAG TTCTTATTTGCTACACTCACACCAAGCAAGAAACACAGCCAAAGTCTCCCCTATCCATAGTTACAGCTCTGGTGGATAAAATCA ATTTGTGCAAGAAGATTATATATCCAGACTGTGACATCAAATTCACGGGGAATGTTTCTTGGGTTGGGAAGACCTCAATGGAAGTGACGATGCACATGCTGCAG CTACATGATGGTGAATACAGCCCTGTGTTAGATGCAACTTTTGTCATGGTGGCCCGGGATCCAGAAAATAAACG GCCAGCATTTGTTAATCCACTCATTCCTGAGAgccctgaggaggaagaaatCTTCAAGCAAGGGGAAT TGAACAAGCTGAGGAGGATTGATTTCAACACTGCTTCTTTACTGAAAATGGCTCCcactgcagaagaaagaaacattgTGCATGACATATTCCTTAATACGCTGGACACAAG GACAGTAAGTTTTCGGAGTCGTAAATTACCACCCAATTCAGTGTGGATGGAAGATGCAAAGCTGAAAGGCCTACAGATTTGCCATCCTGag GAACGGAACATCTTCAATAGGATCTTTGGGGGTTTCCTCATGAGAAAGGCATTTGAACTGGGATGGGCAACTGCTTGCAGCTATGG GAGTTCCAGACCCTTTATTGTATCTGTTGATGATATCATGTTTCAGAAGCCAGTTGAGATTGGGTCCTTGTTACTGCTTTCTGCACAG GTctgttacacagaaaaaaactacATCCAGATTCGAGTACACAGTGAAGTTTATGATGCAAATACCAGAGAGCACCATACTACCAATATCTTCCATTTTACATTTATATCAGAAAATGAGGTCCCACGGGTTGTACCTAATACCTATGGAG agtCCATGTTGTATTTAGATGGGAAGCGACACTTCACTGCAGTCATGAAAGAAATCTGA
- the ACOT9 gene encoding acyl-coenzyme A thioesterase 9, mitochondrial isoform X2 encodes MRKLPSVLARTFTPGTAGSPGLPDMSEGRSPIHVNNVRNKLRDIVGASTNWRDHVQAMQERKALHTLLAKRQEDLPPRRMKDSYLEVILPLGSQPEIREKYLNVHNSVRFGRILEDLDSLGVLICYTHTKQETQPKSPLSIVTALVDKINLCKKIIYPDCDIKFTGNVSWVGKTSMEVTMHMLQLHDGEYSPVLDATFVMVARDPENKRPAFVNPLIPESPEEEEIFKQGELNKLRRIDFNTASLLKMAPTAEERNIVHDIFLNTLDTRTVSFRSRKLPPNSVWMEDAKLKGLQICHPEERNIFNRIFGGFLMRKAFELGWATACSYGSSRPFIVSVDDIMFQKPVEIGSLLLLSAQVCYTEKNYIQIRVHSEVYDANTREHHTTNIFHFTFISENEVPRVVPNTYGESMLYLDGKRHFTAVMKEI; translated from the exons tgcgGAACAAGTTGAGGGATATAGTGGGAGCATCTACCAACTGGAG GGATCACGTGCAAGCaatgcaagaaagaaaagctcttcATACTTTACTGGCAAAACGGCAGGAAGATCTCCCTCCTAGGAGGATGAAGGATAGCTACTTGGAAGTTATTCTACCTCTAGGAAGTCAGCctgaaataagagaaaaataccTGAATGTACACAACAGTGTAAG GTTTGGAAGGATACTTGAAGATCTCGACAGTTTAGGAG TTCTTATTTGCTACACTCACACCAAGCAAGAAACACAGCCAAAGTCTCCCCTATCCATAGTTACAGCTCTGGTGGATAAAATCA ATTTGTGCAAGAAGATTATATATCCAGACTGTGACATCAAATTCACGGGGAATGTTTCTTGGGTTGGGAAGACCTCAATGGAAGTGACGATGCACATGCTGCAG CTACATGATGGTGAATACAGCCCTGTGTTAGATGCAACTTTTGTCATGGTGGCCCGGGATCCAGAAAATAAACG GCCAGCATTTGTTAATCCACTCATTCCTGAGAgccctgaggaggaagaaatCTTCAAGCAAGGGGAAT TGAACAAGCTGAGGAGGATTGATTTCAACACTGCTTCTTTACTGAAAATGGCTCCcactgcagaagaaagaaacattgTGCATGACATATTCCTTAATACGCTGGACACAAG GACAGTAAGTTTTCGGAGTCGTAAATTACCACCCAATTCAGTGTGGATGGAAGATGCAAAGCTGAAAGGCCTACAGATTTGCCATCCTGag GAACGGAACATCTTCAATAGGATCTTTGGGGGTTTCCTCATGAGAAAGGCATTTGAACTGGGATGGGCAACTGCTTGCAGCTATGG GAGTTCCAGACCCTTTATTGTATCTGTTGATGATATCATGTTTCAGAAGCCAGTTGAGATTGGGTCCTTGTTACTGCTTTCTGCACAG GTctgttacacagaaaaaaactacATCCAGATTCGAGTACACAGTGAAGTTTATGATGCAAATACCAGAGAGCACCATACTACCAATATCTTCCATTTTACATTTATATCAGAAAATGAGGTCCCACGGGTTGTACCTAATACCTATGGAG agtCCATGTTGTATTTAGATGGGAAGCGACACTTCACTGCAGTCATGAAAGAAATCTGA
- the ACOT9 gene encoding acyl-coenzyme A thioesterase 9, mitochondrial isoform X4, with the protein MQERKALHTLLAKRQEDLPPRRMKDSYLEVILPLGSQPEIREKYLNVHNSVRFGRILEDLDSLGVLICYTHTKQETQPKSPLSIVTALVDKINLCKKIIYPDCDIKFTGNVSWVGKTSMEVTMHMLQLHDGEYSPVLDATFVMVARDPENKRPAFVNPLIPESPEEEEIFKQGELNKLRRIDFNTASLLKMAPTAEERNIVHDIFLNTLDTRTVSFRSRKLPPNSVWMEDAKLKGLQICHPEERNIFNRIFGGFLMRKAFELGWATACSYGSSRPFIVSVDDIMFQKPVEIGSLLLLSAQVCYTEKNYIQIRVHSEVYDANTREHHTTNIFHFTFISENEVPRVVPNTYGESMLYLDGKRHFTAVMKEI; encoded by the exons atgcaagaaagaaaagctcttcATACTTTACTGGCAAAACGGCAGGAAGATCTCCCTCCTAGGAGGATGAAGGATAGCTACTTGGAAGTTATTCTACCTCTAGGAAGTCAGCctgaaataagagaaaaataccTGAATGTACACAACAGTGTAAG GTTTGGAAGGATACTTGAAGATCTCGACAGTTTAGGAG TTCTTATTTGCTACACTCACACCAAGCAAGAAACACAGCCAAAGTCTCCCCTATCCATAGTTACAGCTCTGGTGGATAAAATCA ATTTGTGCAAGAAGATTATATATCCAGACTGTGACATCAAATTCACGGGGAATGTTTCTTGGGTTGGGAAGACCTCAATGGAAGTGACGATGCACATGCTGCAG CTACATGATGGTGAATACAGCCCTGTGTTAGATGCAACTTTTGTCATGGTGGCCCGGGATCCAGAAAATAAACG GCCAGCATTTGTTAATCCACTCATTCCTGAGAgccctgaggaggaagaaatCTTCAAGCAAGGGGAAT TGAACAAGCTGAGGAGGATTGATTTCAACACTGCTTCTTTACTGAAAATGGCTCCcactgcagaagaaagaaacattgTGCATGACATATTCCTTAATACGCTGGACACAAG GACAGTAAGTTTTCGGAGTCGTAAATTACCACCCAATTCAGTGTGGATGGAAGATGCAAAGCTGAAAGGCCTACAGATTTGCCATCCTGag GAACGGAACATCTTCAATAGGATCTTTGGGGGTTTCCTCATGAGAAAGGCATTTGAACTGGGATGGGCAACTGCTTGCAGCTATGG GAGTTCCAGACCCTTTATTGTATCTGTTGATGATATCATGTTTCAGAAGCCAGTTGAGATTGGGTCCTTGTTACTGCTTTCTGCACAG GTctgttacacagaaaaaaactacATCCAGATTCGAGTACACAGTGAAGTTTATGATGCAAATACCAGAGAGCACCATACTACCAATATCTTCCATTTTACATTTATATCAGAAAATGAGGTCCCACGGGTTGTACCTAATACCTATGGAG agtCCATGTTGTATTTAGATGGGAAGCGACACTTCACTGCAGTCATGAAAGAAATCTGA
- the PRDX4 gene encoding peroxiredoxin-4 isoform X1, with product MEAGGGAGSRSPALPLMLPLMVLLVAAAGGDAGAEKPRPSRPRGDEQCHYYAGGQVYPGEAARLPVSDHSLHLSQAKISKPAPYWEGTAVINGEFKELKLTDYEGKYLVFFFYPLDFTFVCPTEIIAFSDRIEEFRAINTEVVACSVDSKFTHLAWINTPRKQGGLGPMKIPLLSDLTHQISKDYGVYLEDQGHALRGLFIIDNKRILRQITMNDLPVGRSVDETLRLVQAFQYTDKHGEVCPAGWKPGSETIIPDPAGKLKYFDKLN from the exons ATGgaggcgggcggcggggccgggtcGCGGAGCCCCGCGCTGCCCCTGATGCTGCCCCtgatggtgctgctggtggcggcggcgggaggcgACGCGGGCGCGGAGAAGCCGCGGCCGTCGCGGCCGCGCGGGGACGAGCAGTGCCATTACTACGCGGGAGGGCAGGTGTACCCCGGGGAGGCGGCTCGGCTGCCCGTCTCCGACCACTCGCTGCACCTCAGCCAGGCCAAGA TCTCCAAGCCAGCGCCTTACTGGGAGGGAACAGCAGTCATCAATGGAGAGTTTAAAGAGCTGAAATTAACAGATTATGAAGGAAAATATCTTGTCTTCTTCTTCTATCCTCTTGATTT TACATTTGTCTGTCCAACTGAGATAATCGCCTTCAGTGACAGAATTGAAGAATTCAGAGCAATAAATACCGAAGTAGTAGCATGTTCTGTGGACTCAAAATTCACTCACTTAGCATG GATTAATACTCCTCGAAAACAAGGAGGACTTGGACCAATGAAGATTCCCCTTCTTTCAGATTTGACACATCAAATTTCAAAGGATTATGGAGTATATCTGGAAGATCAAGGACATGCACTTAG aggcCTTTTCATTATTGACAACAAGAGAATCCTTCGACAGATCACAATGAATGACCTTCCTGTTGGGAGATCAGTGGATGAAACTCTTCGTTTAGTACAAGCATTCCAGTACACAGACAAACATGGAGAAG tttgcccTGCTGGCTGGAAACCTGGCAGTGAAACA ATAATTCCAGATCCAGCTGGAAAATTGAAGTATTTTGATAAACTAAACTGA
- the PRDX4 gene encoding peroxiredoxin-4 isoform X2, which produces MEAGGGAGSRSPALPLMLPLMVLLVAAAGGDAGAEKPRPSRPRGDEQCHYYAGGQVYPGEAARLPVSDHSLHLSQAKISKPAPYWEGTAVINGEFKELKLTDYEGKYLVFFFYPLDFTFVCPTEIIAFSDRIEEFRAINTEVVACSVDSKFTHLAWINTPRKQGGLGPMKIPLLSDLTHQISKDYGVYLEDQGHALRGLFIIDNKRILRQITMNDLPVGRSVDETLRLVQAFQYTDKHGEVCPAGWKPGSETIKPEEAMRVWWPRKEL; this is translated from the exons ATGgaggcgggcggcggggccgggtcGCGGAGCCCCGCGCTGCCCCTGATGCTGCCCCtgatggtgctgctggtggcggcggcgggaggcgACGCGGGCGCGGAGAAGCCGCGGCCGTCGCGGCCGCGCGGGGACGAGCAGTGCCATTACTACGCGGGAGGGCAGGTGTACCCCGGGGAGGCGGCTCGGCTGCCCGTCTCCGACCACTCGCTGCACCTCAGCCAGGCCAAGA TCTCCAAGCCAGCGCCTTACTGGGAGGGAACAGCAGTCATCAATGGAGAGTTTAAAGAGCTGAAATTAACAGATTATGAAGGAAAATATCTTGTCTTCTTCTTCTATCCTCTTGATTT TACATTTGTCTGTCCAACTGAGATAATCGCCTTCAGTGACAGAATTGAAGAATTCAGAGCAATAAATACCGAAGTAGTAGCATGTTCTGTGGACTCAAAATTCACTCACTTAGCATG GATTAATACTCCTCGAAAACAAGGAGGACTTGGACCAATGAAGATTCCCCTTCTTTCAGATTTGACACATCAAATTTCAAAGGATTATGGAGTATATCTGGAAGATCAAGGACATGCACTTAG aggcCTTTTCATTATTGACAACAAGAGAATCCTTCGACAGATCACAATGAATGACCTTCCTGTTGGGAGATCAGTGGATGAAACTCTTCGTTTAGTACAAGCATTCCAGTACACAGACAAACATGGAGAAG tttgcccTGCTGGCTGGAAACCTGGCAGTGAAACA ATCAAACCAGAGGAAGCCATGAGAGTGTGGTGGCCAAGGAAGGAACT ATAA